One region of Flavobacterium pisciphilum genomic DNA includes:
- the prmC gene encoding peptide chain release factor N(5)-glutamine methyltransferase, which produces MKIKQYRTQFIQELSGIYDVLEVESFFYLILEEKRNLKQIDLALNPDLTFSEQEIEEWSVLVAELKKEIPIQYLLGKTNFYGLDFEVNSNVLIPRPETEELVEWIVKENSNIEKHKELKILDIGTGSGCIAISLAKNLPKAQVSAIDVSENALATAKKNADSNSVSVTFLHRNILETEDLMQEFDVIVSNPPYVRNLEKEEIKKNVLDNEPHLALFVEDNDALIFYRKIAELAKKNLVKNGSLYFEINQYLGKETVELLENLGFKNIELRKDIYDNDRMIFCRK; this is translated from the coding sequence ATGAAAATAAAACAATACAGAACGCAATTTATTCAAGAGCTTTCGGGGATTTATGATGTTCTGGAAGTAGAGAGTTTTTTCTATTTAATTCTTGAAGAAAAAAGAAATCTCAAGCAAATAGATTTGGCTTTAAATCCTGATTTGACTTTTTCGGAACAAGAAATTGAGGAGTGGAGCGTGTTGGTTGCTGAATTAAAAAAAGAAATTCCGATTCAGTATTTATTAGGGAAGACTAATTTTTATGGATTGGATTTTGAGGTAAATTCAAATGTTTTGATTCCGCGACCTGAAACAGAAGAGTTGGTAGAGTGGATTGTAAAAGAAAATTCAAATATTGAAAAGCACAAAGAGTTAAAGATCTTGGATATAGGAACAGGGAGTGGTTGTATTGCAATTTCGCTGGCTAAGAACCTTCCAAAAGCTCAGGTTTCTGCTATTGATGTTTCGGAGAATGCTTTGGCCACTGCTAAGAAGAATGCTGATTCTAATAGTGTTTCAGTTACTTTTTTACATCGAAATATTTTGGAAACCGAAGATTTAATGCAGGAATTTGATGTTATTGTTTCTAATCCGCCCTATGTTCGGAATTTGGAGAAAGAAGAAATCAAGAAGAATGTTTTAGATAATGAACCTCATTTAGCACTTTTTGTTGAAGATAATGACGCATTGATTTTTTACAGAAAAATAGCTGAGTTAGCAAAGAAAAATTTAGTAAAAAACGGAAGTCTTTATTTTGAAATCAATCAGTATTTAGGAAAAGAAACTGTTGAATTGCTTGAGAACTTAGGCTTTAAAAACATCGAATTACGTAAAGATATTTACGATAATGATAGGATGATTTTTTGTAGAAAGTAA
- a CDS encoding ABC transporter permease: MMLKLFKENIRIAFGSIRTQLLRTILTVLIIAIGITALVGILTVVSALENTISTDFASMGANTFNINQYENEVRNRGGNEREVINPIISYPEAVAFKNKFRYPFTETSLSFTATSTAEVRYLSTKTDPEIKVLGVDEHFIGNSGLETSIGRTFNQFDIENNTYVCILGSDFMKGLLKDVNPIDKIISIRGARFRVIGVLKEKGSTFGNSQDLRVLIPIQVARSLFTAPNINYTISVMVSKKELLDQAIDNATSTMRRVRKLSPTRDNNFGVVRSDDLINRILSITQYLGIAAWCISVITILGSSIALMNIMIVSVTERTREIGVRKALGAKKTTIAVQFFIETLLIGQLGGLVGIILGILIGFGISTAMNFVFVIPWGAIFAAFSTSFMVAIVSGLYPAIKASKLDPIEALRYE; this comes from the coding sequence ATGATGCTAAAATTATTCAAAGAAAATATCCGAATTGCATTTGGTTCGATTCGAACTCAATTATTACGAACGATTCTAACCGTTTTAATTATCGCAATCGGCATCACTGCTTTAGTCGGAATCCTAACCGTAGTTTCGGCTTTAGAAAATACTATTTCTACTGATTTTGCTTCTATGGGAGCAAATACTTTCAATATTAATCAGTACGAAAATGAAGTTAGAAACCGAGGTGGTAACGAAAGAGAAGTTATCAATCCAATTATTTCTTATCCTGAAGCTGTCGCTTTCAAAAACAAATTCAGATACCCATTTACAGAAACATCGCTTTCATTTACAGCAACTTCTACTGCCGAAGTAAGATACCTTTCTACTAAAACCGACCCCGAAATTAAAGTTCTAGGCGTCGATGAGCATTTTATTGGCAATTCAGGCCTAGAAACCAGCATCGGCAGAACCTTTAATCAGTTTGACATCGAAAACAATACCTATGTATGTATACTAGGTTCCGATTTTATGAAGGGCTTACTAAAAGATGTGAATCCAATCGATAAGATCATCTCTATTCGAGGAGCACGCTTTAGAGTAATTGGGGTATTAAAAGAAAAAGGATCCACTTTTGGAAACAGCCAGGATTTACGCGTACTAATCCCGATACAGGTAGCACGTTCATTATTTACTGCTCCAAACATAAATTACACTATAAGCGTAATGGTTTCTAAAAAAGAACTCCTCGATCAAGCCATAGACAACGCAACAAGCACCATGCGTCGAGTTCGAAAATTAAGCCCCACTCGTGATAATAATTTTGGTGTAGTACGAAGCGATGACCTTATTAATCGTATTCTAAGCATCACACAATATCTAGGCATAGCTGCATGGTGTATTAGTGTCATCACTATCCTAGGCTCATCGATTGCCTTAATGAATATTATGATTGTGTCAGTAACAGAACGTACACGCGAAATTGGTGTTCGTAAAGCATTAGGTGCCAAAAAGACAACTATTGCCGTTCAGTTTTTTATTGAAACTTTACTAATCGGACAATTAGGCGGTCTAGTCGGAATTATTCTTGGGATTTTAATTGGCTTCGGAATTTCTACAGCTATGAATTTTGTATTTGTAATTCCATGGGGAGCAATTTTTGCTGCTTTCAGCACTAGTTTTATGGTTGCCATTGTTTCTGGATTATATCCCGCAATAAAAGCTTCCAAACTCGATCCTATTGAAGCATTACGCTACGAGTAG
- the hisS gene encoding histidine--tRNA ligase, whose protein sequence is MASKPSIPKGTRDFSPTEVAKRQYIIQIIKSNFEKFGFQPIETPSFENSETLMGKYGEEGDRLIFKILNSGDYLSKANEAHLEAKDSTKLTSSISEKALRYDLTVPFARYVVQHQNEIEFPFKRYQIQPVWRADRPQKGRFREFFQCDADVVGSKSLWQEVELVQLYDTVFTSLGLNGVTIKINNRKILSGIAEVIGASDKLIDFTVALDKLDKIGEDGVKKEMMEKGISEEALVKVQPLFSFTGTISDKINQLSDLLASSEEGMKGVEELRFICDNVLSLGLSTAILDLDVTLARGLNYYTGAIFEIGAPKTVAMGSVGGGGRYDDLTGIFGLKNMSGVGISFGLDRIYLVLDELQLFPETVIATSKALFINYGDKEAFYALKAIQELRKENIKVELYPDNVKVGKQFQHADKRAIPYAVIAGEQEIESNSYSLKNLLTGEQVSVDLEGLKAALLV, encoded by the coding sequence ATGGCATCAAAACCTAGTATTCCTAAAGGAACCAGAGATTTTTCACCTACAGAGGTGGCGAAACGTCAATATATTATTCAAATTATAAAAAGTAATTTCGAGAAATTTGGTTTTCAACCAATCGAAACACCTTCATTTGAAAATTCGGAAACCTTAATGGGTAAATATGGAGAAGAAGGAGATCGTTTGATTTTTAAAATATTAAACTCTGGTGATTATTTGTCTAAAGCAAACGAAGCGCATTTAGAAGCAAAAGATAGTACAAAATTAACTTCTAGTATTTCTGAAAAAGCGTTGCGTTATGACTTAACTGTTCCTTTTGCTAGATATGTGGTACAACACCAAAACGAAATTGAATTTCCTTTTAAAAGATATCAGATTCAGCCAGTTTGGCGTGCTGACCGTCCGCAAAAAGGACGTTTTAGAGAGTTTTTTCAGTGTGACGCTGATGTTGTAGGGTCTAAATCATTGTGGCAGGAAGTAGAGTTGGTACAATTGTATGATACTGTTTTTACCTCTTTGGGATTAAATGGGGTTACTATAAAAATAAATAACCGAAAAATATTATCAGGAATTGCTGAAGTAATTGGTGCTTCGGATAAATTAATTGACTTTACAGTAGCGCTAGATAAGCTTGATAAAATAGGCGAAGATGGTGTGAAAAAAGAAATGATGGAGAAAGGAATTTCTGAAGAAGCGCTTGTAAAAGTGCAGCCATTATTTAGTTTTACAGGGACTATTTCGGATAAAATTAATCAGCTTTCAGATTTATTAGCTTCTTCTGAAGAAGGTATGAAAGGGGTGGAGGAATTGCGATTTATATGTGATAATGTTTTAAGCTTAGGTCTGTCTACGGCAATTTTAGATTTAGATGTTACACTAGCTCGTGGTCTTAATTATTATACAGGAGCAATTTTTGAAATTGGTGCACCTAAAACTGTAGCAATGGGATCTGTTGGTGGTGGTGGAAGATATGATGATTTAACTGGTATTTTTGGATTAAAAAATATGAGTGGAGTTGGAATATCTTTCGGATTAGATCGTATTTATTTAGTGCTTGATGAGTTGCAATTGTTTCCAGAAACTGTTATAGCAACTTCTAAAGCTTTGTTTATAAACTATGGTGATAAAGAAGCATTTTATGCACTAAAAGCAATTCAGGAATTAAGAAAAGAAAATATAAAAGTTGAATTATATCCTGATAATGTAAAGGTAGGGAAGCAGTTTCAGCATGCTGATAAACGTGCGATTCCTTATGCGGTTATAGCAGGAGAACAAGAAATTGAATCAAATTCATATTCACTTAAGAATTTGCTGACTGGTGAACAAGTTTCAGTTGATTTGGAAGGGTTGAAAGCGGCTTTGCTTGTGTAA
- a CDS encoding nucleotide exchange factor GrpE, which produces MKFKNIFKNKSNMTTENTEIDQEIDDVTLENNANGEQIILEELSVEEQLSQDLAREKDKFLRLFAEFENYKKRTSKERMDLFKTANQEVLLAMLPVLDDFDRALVEINKSDDELLAKGVELIYDKLKSTLTAKGLEQVEVRAGDAFNADYAEAITQIPAPSDKLKGKIVDVLEKGYKLGDKIIRYPKVVIGN; this is translated from the coding sequence ATGAAGTTTAAGAATATTTTTAAAAATAAAAGTAATATGACTACGGAGAATACAGAAATCGATCAAGAAATAGATGACGTAACGTTAGAGAATAATGCCAATGGCGAACAGATTATTCTTGAGGAATTAAGTGTAGAAGAACAATTATCTCAAGACTTAGCAAGAGAGAAAGATAAATTCTTGAGGTTATTTGCTGAATTTGAAAATTACAAAAAAAGAACTTCAAAAGAAAGAATGGATTTGTTTAAAACTGCTAATCAAGAGGTATTGCTAGCTATGCTTCCTGTATTAGATGATTTTGACAGAGCACTAGTTGAAATCAATAAATCTGATGATGAGCTTTTGGCAAAAGGAGTAGAGTTAATCTATGACAAACTAAAAAGTACATTGACGGCTAAAGGTTTAGAGCAAGTAGAAGTTAGAGCAGGTGATGCATTTAATGCAGACTATGCTGAAGCAATTACTCAAATTCCTGCCCCTTCGGATAAACTAAAAGGTAAGATTGTTGATGTACTTGAGAAAGGATACAAATTAGGAGACAAAATTATTCGTTATCCTAAAGTGGTTATTGGAAACTAA
- the dnaJ gene encoding molecular chaperone DnaJ produces MKKDFYEILGISKNADAAEIKKAYRKCALKYHPDKNPDNKEAEENFKLAAEAYEVLSDPNKKAKYDQYGHQAFDGSGGFGGGGHGGMNMDDIFSQFGDIFGGGFGGFGGGGGGGPRRTKGSNLRIKVKLTLEEIANGVEKKVKVKRKVQAKGVTYKTCSTCNGQGQVMRVTNTILGRMQSASTCPSCGGSGQILDKKPANADSQGMVQEDETVSIKIPAGVVDGMQLKVSGKGNDAPGNSVPGDLIVAIEELEHDVLKREGENLHYDLYISFPEAVLGISKDIEAINGKVRIKLEEGIQSGKILRLKGKGIPSINGYGSGDLLVHVNVWTPKTLSKEQKQFFENALTDEHFIPNPEKTDKSFFEKVKDMFS; encoded by the coding sequence ATGAAAAAAGATTTTTACGAAATATTAGGCATTTCAAAAAATGCGGATGCTGCCGAGATTAAAAAAGCGTACCGTAAATGTGCGTTAAAATATCATCCGGATAAAAATCCGGACAACAAAGAGGCAGAAGAGAACTTCAAATTGGCTGCAGAAGCATATGAAGTTTTAAGCGACCCTAATAAAAAAGCCAAATACGATCAATACGGACACCAAGCCTTTGATGGTTCAGGTGGTTTTGGAGGTGGAGGACATGGTGGCATGAATATGGATGACATATTCAGTCAGTTTGGCGACATCTTCGGAGGCGGATTTGGTGGTTTCGGAGGCGGCGGAGGCGGCGGTCCTCGTCGTACTAAAGGAAGCAATCTTAGAATAAAAGTTAAATTAACTTTAGAAGAGATTGCAAATGGCGTTGAGAAAAAAGTAAAAGTAAAACGTAAGGTTCAAGCCAAAGGGGTTACTTATAAAACATGTTCTACATGTAATGGTCAAGGGCAGGTAATGCGTGTGACTAATACAATTTTAGGTAGAATGCAATCTGCTTCGACTTGTCCAAGTTGTGGAGGTTCTGGTCAGATTTTAGATAAAAAACCAGCCAATGCAGATTCGCAAGGAATGGTTCAGGAAGATGAAACTGTATCAATCAAAATTCCAGCAGGAGTTGTTGATGGAATGCAGTTAAAAGTTTCTGGTAAAGGAAACGATGCGCCAGGAAATAGTGTACCAGGTGATTTAATTGTTGCAATTGAAGAACTTGAGCACGATGTCTTGAAGCGTGAAGGAGAAAATTTACATTACGATTTATATATAAGTTTTCCAGAAGCTGTTTTAGGTATCTCAAAAGATATTGAAGCAATTAACGGAAAAGTACGAATTAAATTAGAAGAAGGAATTCAATCAGGAAAAATTCTGAGATTGAAAGGAAAAGGAATTCCAAGTATCAATGGATACGGAAGCGGTGATTTATTAGTACATGTAAATGTTTGGACACCAAAAACATTGAGCAAAGAACAAAAACAGTTTTTTGAAAATGCTTTAACGGATGAACATTTTATTCCGAATCCTGAGAAAACGGATAAATCATTTTTTGAAAAAGTAAAAGATATGTTTTCATAA
- a CDS encoding ABC transporter ATP-binding protein, whose protein sequence is MSNLLEVHNVVKQYGDYVALNEVSLNVPKGSIYGLLGPNGAGKTSLIRIINQITLPDSGEVILDGEKLQPKHVQHIGYLPEERGLYSSMKVGEQCLYLAQMKGLSKAEAKKQLEYWFDRLEIQGWWNKKVQELSKGMAQKIQFVVCVLHKPKLLIFDEPFSGFDPVNANVIKDEILALKEQGSTIIFSTHRMESVEELCDHIALIHKSNKLIEGKLVDVKRQFKTNSFELGILTDNIEGLMYDITQKFTVLPANFKSLGDELKLEIQIGNATPNELLNILTQRGQVTHFVEKIPSVNDIFIQTVTK, encoded by the coding sequence ATGAGCAACTTACTCGAAGTACATAATGTCGTAAAACAATACGGTGATTATGTTGCGCTTAACGAAGTTTCATTGAATGTTCCAAAAGGTAGTATTTATGGGCTATTAGGTCCTAATGGAGCCGGAAAAACATCTCTTATACGAATTATAAATCAGATTACTTTGCCAGATAGTGGAGAAGTGATTCTTGATGGCGAAAAATTACAACCTAAACATGTTCAGCATATCGGATATCTTCCTGAAGAAAGAGGACTGTACAGTTCTATGAAAGTAGGAGAACAATGTTTGTATCTGGCTCAGATGAAAGGATTGTCTAAAGCCGAAGCTAAAAAACAATTAGAATATTGGTTTGATAGATTAGAAATACAAGGATGGTGGAACAAAAAAGTTCAAGAGCTATCAAAAGGAATGGCACAAAAAATCCAGTTTGTAGTTTGTGTATTGCATAAACCAAAATTATTGATTTTTGATGAGCCATTTTCTGGTTTTGACCCGGTTAATGCCAATGTCATAAAAGATGAAATTTTGGCATTAAAAGAACAAGGTTCAACAATCATCTTTTCGACACATCGAATGGAAAGTGTAGAGGAGCTTTGCGATCATATTGCTTTAATTCATAAATCGAATAAACTAATTGAAGGAAAATTGGTCGATGTAAAAAGACAGTTTAAGACAAATAGTTTTGAGTTAGGGATATTAACAGACAATATAGAAGGTTTGATGTATGATATTACACAAAAATTCACTGTTTTACCTGCCAATTTTAAATCATTGGGTGACGAATTAAAACTGGAAATTCAGATTGGAAATGCAACGCCAAATGAATTATTGAATATATTAACGCAACGCGGACAGGTGACTCATTTTGTTGAGAAAATTCCAAGTGTAAACGATATTTTTATTCAAACAGTAACCAAATAG
- a CDS encoding ABC transporter permease gives MSIISLIIKREFISKVRNKSFVVMTFLSPLLFVGIAAFIGYLSSMKADTKRIAIHDETGLFAAQFTKQNVKNIEFRYLDLSKVPLQSLKDSIAKERLDGLLLIPKTDKIKDLESKIEFISNNSPSIAFIENTQNTIADEITRINFQEANLDTLAIKNAQANVNIHLAKASGEESLKGLNEIKIAIGGSFGYLIMMFIVIYGNMVMRSVIEEKTNRIIEIIISSVKPFQLMMGKIIGTSLAGLLQFLIWAIIGFALMFAASAFFGVNVGPTAKIPPELMQVAQKELIGTAQMYINELWSLPIASILIGFVVYFIGGYFLYSSFYAAIGAAVDNQTDSQQFLLPIIMPLILSVYIGFFTVVNDPHGTIAVVFSMIPLTSPIVMLMRLPFGVPWWQIVISVTLLFASFFAVVWFAAKIYRVGILMYGKKPTWRELYKWLKY, from the coding sequence ATGAGTATTATATCATTAATTATAAAAAGAGAATTTATTTCTAAAGTTCGTAATAAGTCTTTTGTCGTAATGACTTTTTTAAGTCCGCTATTGTTTGTTGGGATAGCTGCTTTTATCGGATATTTAAGTTCCATGAAAGCCGACACAAAGCGTATTGCAATTCATGACGAAACGGGTTTGTTTGCTGCGCAGTTTACAAAGCAGAATGTAAAAAATATTGAGTTTAGATATCTCGACCTATCCAAAGTACCTTTACAATCTTTAAAAGATAGTATCGCCAAAGAACGTTTAGACGGATTGCTTTTGATTCCTAAAACTGATAAAATAAAGGATTTAGAAAGTAAAATCGAATTTATATCCAACAATAGTCCGAGTATTGCTTTTATTGAAAATACACAAAATACAATTGCTGATGAGATTACGAGAATTAATTTTCAAGAAGCAAATCTTGATACATTGGCTATAAAAAATGCTCAGGCAAATGTAAATATACATCTTGCAAAAGCATCGGGGGAGGAAAGCTTAAAAGGATTAAATGAAATAAAAATTGCAATTGGAGGGTCTTTTGGTTACTTGATAATGATGTTTATTGTTATTTATGGTAATATGGTTATGCGAAGTGTAATCGAAGAAAAAACCAATCGAATTATAGAGATTATTATTTCATCAGTAAAACCTTTTCAGTTGATGATGGGGAAGATAATCGGAACTTCTTTGGCAGGTTTATTGCAGTTTTTAATTTGGGCTATAATAGGATTTGCTTTAATGTTTGCAGCATCAGCATTTTTTGGTGTAAACGTGGGGCCAACGGCTAAGATTCCGCCAGAATTAATGCAGGTAGCGCAAAAAGAATTGATAGGTACTGCTCAGATGTATATTAATGAATTATGGAGTTTGCCAATTGCAAGTATCTTAATTGGATTTGTAGTTTATTTCATAGGAGGCTACTTTTTATATAGTTCGTTTTATGCAGCTATTGGAGCGGCAGTTGACAATCAAACGGATTCTCAGCAATTTCTATTACCTATTATAATGCCTTTGATTTTGAGTGTTTATATTGGTTTCTTTACTGTGGTAAATGACCCACATGGGACTATTGCAGTAGTGTTTTCGATGATACCGCTTACTTCACCAATTGTTATGTTAATGCGACTTCCGTTTGGAGTGCCTTGGTGGCAAATAGTTATTTCAGTAACTTTATTGTTTGCTTCATTTTTTGCAGTAGTTTGGTTTGCTGCCAAAATTTATCGCGTAGGAATATTGATGTATGGCAAGAAGCCTACATGGAGAGAATTGTATAAATGGCTTAAATATTAA
- a CDS encoding sigma-54-dependent transcriptional regulator, with the protein MSRILIIEDEAAIRRVLTKILSEENDSYQVEDAEDGVSGLEKIKNNDYDLVLCDIKMPKMDGVEVLEEVKKIKPEIPMVMISGHGDMETAIHTMRLGAFDYISKPPDLNRLLNTVRNALDRKKLVVENKILKKKVSKNYEMIGDSEAISHIKVMIDKVAETEARVLITGPNGTGKELVAHQLHEKSGRSNFPLIEVNCAAIPSELIESELFGHVKGAFTSAVKDRAGKFEAADKGTIFLDEIGDMSLSAQAKVLRALQESMITRVGAEKDIKVDVRVVAATNKDLKTEIAEGRFREDLYHRLAVILIKVPALNDRREDIPALVSHFAEKIASEQGNAVKLFSSQAIQLLQEYDWTGNIRELRNVVERLIILGGSEISETDVKMFASK; encoded by the coding sequence ATGAGTAGAATACTAATTATAGAAGACGAAGCAGCTATACGTAGAGTGCTTACTAAGATACTATCAGAAGAAAATGATAGCTATCAGGTAGAAGATGCAGAAGATGGTGTTTCAGGATTAGAGAAGATAAAAAACAACGATTACGATTTGGTTTTGTGTGATATCAAAATGCCAAAAATGGATGGTGTTGAGGTATTGGAAGAAGTGAAAAAAATTAAACCAGAGATTCCGATGGTTATGATTTCTGGACATGGTGACATGGAAACGGCAATTCATACAATGCGCCTTGGAGCATTTGATTATATTTCAAAACCACCAGATTTAAATCGTTTATTAAATACAGTTCGTAATGCTTTAGACAGAAAAAAACTTGTTGTTGAAAATAAGATTTTAAAGAAAAAAGTAAGTAAGAATTACGAAATGATTGGTGATAGTGAAGCTATTAGTCATATTAAAGTGATGATTGATAAAGTAGCTGAAACGGAAGCTAGAGTTTTAATTACTGGGCCTAACGGAACAGGAAAAGAGCTAGTAGCACATCAATTACATGAAAAAAGCGGACGTTCTAATTTTCCTTTAATTGAGGTGAATTGTGCTGCAATTCCTAGCGAGTTAATCGAAAGTGAATTGTTTGGTCATGTAAAAGGAGCTTTTACATCGGCTGTAAAAGATAGAGCAGGTAAGTTTGAAGCAGCAGATAAAGGAACTATTTTTCTAGATGAAATTGGAGATATGAGTCTTTCAGCTCAAGCAAAAGTATTGCGTGCTTTACAAGAAAGTATGATTACCAGAGTAGGAGCTGAGAAAGATATAAAAGTAGATGTTCGCGTCGTTGCTGCAACCAACAAAGATTTAAAAACAGAAATTGCTGAAGGGCGTTTCCGTGAAGATTTATACCACCGTTTGGCAGTGATTTTAATAAAAGTGCCAGCATTGAATGATAGAAGAGAAGATATTCCGGCTTTGGTTTCGCATTTTGCCGAAAAAATAGCTTCAGAACAAGGGAATGCCGTTAAATTGTTTTCGTCTCAGGCGATACAATTATTGCAAGAATATGATTGGACAGGAAATATCAGAGAATTAAGAAACGTTGTAGAGCGCCTTATTATATTAGGAGGAAGCGAAATTTCTGAAACAGATGTGAAGATGTTCGCAAGTAAATAA
- a CDS encoding DEAD/DEAH box helicase produces the protein MKLKKINEKLQEALIENGLTEANALQQETFSTLKSGVDCIIVAPKGSGKSTTIVLNVIQQLAGKNEESPRALIIVEDKAKVLEMEELFEKYGKYNNLEVYGVHDKGDMDYDKNYISTGVDVLIGTPNKLSDMFTTAGYNVNRLKMFILDDADPILKLRHETKIMRISNSIAKTQRIVFAEKLTERIEILTDKMLLEPYLFEIDEEDNNEDEEEDIEE, from the coding sequence ATGAAACTAAAAAAAATAAACGAAAAGTTACAGGAAGCATTAATCGAAAACGGTTTAACCGAAGCTAATGCATTGCAGCAGGAAACTTTTTCTACGCTAAAGAGTGGAGTAGATTGTATTATTGTGGCTCCAAAGGGAAGCGGAAAATCAACAACGATTGTATTGAACGTTATTCAGCAATTGGCTGGTAAAAATGAAGAGTCACCACGTGCTTTGATTATTGTAGAAGATAAAGCAAAGGTGCTAGAAATGGAAGAGCTTTTTGAAAAGTACGGAAAGTACAATAATCTTGAAGTTTACGGAGTGCATGATAAAGGAGATATGGATTATGATAAAAACTACATTTCAACGGGTGTAGATGTCTTAATTGGAACTCCAAATAAATTAAGCGATATGTTTACTACTGCAGGGTATAATGTAAACCGTTTGAAAATGTTTATTTTGGATGATGCAGATCCAATTTTGAAATTACGTCATGAAACTAAAATTATGCGTATTTCAAATAGTATTGCCAAAACACAGCGAATTGTTTTTGCAGAAAAACTTACTGAACGTATTGAAATTTTGACAGATAAAATGTTACTTGAGCCTTATTTGTTTGAAATAGATGAGGAAGACAACAATGAGGATGAAGAGGAAGATATTGAAGAATAG
- a CDS encoding putative signal transducing protein → MGLMKVFSGSGILAQALQLKLEEAQVPTEIRDNTQSARLAGFGGSDLAVEVFIQETDFAKANPVIEDFKMSL, encoded by the coding sequence ATGGGATTAATGAAAGTGTTTTCGGGAAGTGGAATTTTAGCACAAGCTTTACAATTAAAATTAGAAGAGGCACAGGTACCGACAGAAATTAGAGATAATACTCAATCGGCTCGTTTAGCTGGTTTTGGTGGTTCAGATTTAGCTGTTGAGGTATTTATTCAAGAGACTGATTTTGCTAAAGCAAACCCTGTTATTGAAGATTTTAAAATGAGTCTTTAA
- a CDS encoding Cof-type HAD-IIB family hydrolase: MQYKMLVLDMDDTLLTDDHKISDINKEMLLKAQELGVYVVLASGRPTSAMTSFAKELELDLNNSYMISFNGAVISTVKDNEILFEQTLSKEQIHELYDYSIEKKTHIITYLNNEIISETDSEFIEIEKVITGLKHTKVASFKEAVTTSAVKCILLEEPSYLKGLEADLKATMPHLSVAMSKPFFLEVAQNGIDKAASLKLLAEKLNINQSEIIAVGNAGNDLSMIEYAGLGVWVDNVTPELRDKADVIVASNNNHGVAEVVQRYILN; the protein is encoded by the coding sequence ATGCAATACAAAATGTTGGTTTTAGACATGGATGATACCTTGTTGACCGATGACCATAAGATTTCAGATATCAACAAAGAAATGCTTCTTAAAGCCCAAGAACTGGGAGTTTATGTAGTTTTGGCTTCAGGTAGACCAACTTCGGCAATGACTTCTTTTGCCAAAGAACTGGAATTAGATTTAAACAATTCATATATGATTTCTTTTAACGGAGCTGTTATTAGTACTGTTAAAGACAACGAAATTCTTTTTGAACAAACTTTGTCAAAAGAGCAAATTCATGAATTGTATGATTACAGTATAGAAAAGAAAACACATATTATTACGTATTTGAATAATGAAATTATCAGCGAAACTGATTCTGAATTTATTGAAATAGAAAAGGTGATTACGGGTTTAAAACATACTAAAGTAGCTAGTTTTAAAGAAGCAGTTACTACGTCTGCAGTAAAATGTATTTTGCTTGAAGAACCAAGTTATTTAAAAGGACTTGAGGCCGATTTAAAGGCTACGATGCCTCATTTAAGTGTAGCAATGTCAAAGCCTTTTTTCTTAGAGGTAGCTCAAAACGGAATTGATAAAGCAGCAAGCTTAAAGCTTTTGGCGGAGAAATTAAATATCAATCAATCGGAGATTATTGCTGTAGGAAATGCAGGTAATGATTTGTCAATGATAGAATATGCTGGTTTAGGAGTTTGGGTAGATAATGTTACTCCCGAATTACGAGATAAGGCAGATGTAATTGTAGCATCAAATAACAATCACGGTGTTGCCGAGGTTGTACAACGTTATATCTTGAATTAA